From a single Helicovermis profundi genomic region:
- a CDS encoding GNAT family N-acetyltransferase, translated as MFDFRLIKDEDVDKIINWKNQNDYSCYDIEKNNVDLDRLLEKKSCEFFVALDEDEELAGFIECSFDEDDDIDMGCALLPDLLGKGLGFDFVSECVEFLIDYYQFSGESLYTILKSEDIHSRRIFERVGFSADDESNEWVKLSIYM; from the coding sequence ATGTTTGATTTTCGACTGATTAAGGATGAAGATGTTGATAAAATAATAAATTGGAAAAATCAAAATGACTATTCGTGCTACGATATAGAGAAAAATAATGTTGATTTGGATCGACTTTTAGAAAAAAAATCATGTGAGTTTTTCGTTGCTCTAGATGAAGATGAGGAATTAGCTGGATTTATTGAATGTTCTTTTGATGAAGATGATGATATTGATATGGGGTGCGCCTTATTACCTGATTTGCTAGGTAAAGGGTTAGGCTTTGATTTTGTTAGTGAATGCGTAGAATTTTTAATTGATTATTACCAATTTTCTGGTGAATCATTGTATACAATTTTAAAATCTGAAGATATTCATTCAAGACGGATTTTTGAAAGAGTAGGTTTTAGTGCTGATGATGAATCTAATGAATGGGTAAAATTAAGTATATATATGTGA
- a CDS encoding regulatory protein RecX — translation MRENEVKKGFNYALNVLSYRDRTEKEIRDKMTTKEYEKSVIDEVLLKLKKLNLINDVEFTEKYVEFRIERYGKNRLKQELFRKGISKEIIENVLSYVGEDEEFLAAKEIAIKKFNQYGDIPFEKKYNRLMGLLSRKGYSYSTVKRVFEELGIKRSNYYE, via the coding sequence ATGAGAGAAAATGAAGTAAAAAAAGGATTTAATTATGCATTAAACGTTCTGAGCTATAGAGATAGAACTGAAAAAGAAATAAGAGATAAAATGACTACAAAAGAATATGAAAAGAGTGTTATAGATGAAGTCCTATTAAAATTAAAAAAATTAAATTTAATTAATGATGTAGAATTTACAGAGAAGTATGTAGAATTTAGAATTGAAAGATATGGTAAAAACAGGCTTAAACAAGAATTATTTAGAAAAGGTATTAGTAAAGAAATAATTGAAAATGTATTAAGTTATGTTGGAGAAGATGAGGAATTTTTAGCTGCTAAAGAAATCGCTATAAAAAAATTTAATCAATATGGAGATATACCATTTGAAAAAAAATATAATAGATTGATGGGCTTATTAAGTAGAAAAGGATATAGCTATAGTACTGTAAAAAGAGTATTTGAAGAACTTGGGATTAAAAGGAGTAATTATTATGAATGA
- a CDS encoding alpha/beta fold hydrolase yields MNIIEILIAFVLFFIYVFKNLRNIFFDKAFIGFIFLSFVSVYLIIYDTFRWQLIPLILLIIITYILLIYIGFIYKNKNLKVSHKLSRRIVTVLIASFLFSSIIFPLNDFKIYKGKYYVGNKIYTMIDPLRKEILSKNENRKISVKLYYPSDSISKERNRWIDNIDGLEKYIFAKYKIPKFFVSYIGNIKTNSYKNVEVSNNVEKMPVVIISHGFASLGDFQTSLAEKLASNGYLVAVINHTYGSIVTNIDNKNIYLDDNLFSNDDLDYFSFGKNIIDIYKKDIMLTIEGLKKLNSVKSNLDFKNKIDVNNIALLGHSIGGSAALLLEKDDRVKSVIALDPWIEPISSKFVKYGFNKPTSVLISDEWYNSENTRYIFRICEINNCVNSKVYKVNKFSHQDFTDLGELGLMSKLFKISKTDNYNLNHKKNNAFILNYFDYYLLKKNTESKLMSYINENNDIFKAIGVKK; encoded by the coding sequence TTGAATATTATAGAAATTTTAATAGCGTTTGTTTTATTTTTTATTTATGTATTTAAGAATTTAAGAAATATTTTTTTTGATAAAGCCTTTATAGGTTTTATCTTTTTGTCGTTTGTTTCTGTGTATTTAATAATTTATGATACCTTTAGATGGCAGCTTATACCACTCATATTACTCATTATAATAACCTATATTCTTCTTATTTATATTGGATTTATATATAAAAATAAAAACCTTAAAGTTTCACATAAATTGAGTCGAAGGATTGTAACAGTTTTAATTGCTTCTTTTTTATTTTCGTCTATTATTTTTCCATTAAATGATTTTAAAATATATAAAGGAAAATATTATGTTGGAAATAAGATTTATACAATGATTGATCCGCTGCGAAAAGAAATTTTAAGTAAAAATGAAAACAGGAAAATTTCAGTAAAATTATATTATCCATCAGATTCAATTTCAAAAGAAAGAAATAGATGGATTGATAATATAGATGGCTTAGAAAAATACATATTTGCTAAGTATAAAATACCTAAATTTTTTGTAAGTTATATAGGAAATATAAAAACTAATTCATATAAAAATGTAGAGGTAAGTAATAACGTAGAAAAAATGCCAGTAGTAATAATTTCTCACGGTTTTGCTAGTCTTGGAGATTTTCAGACTTCGCTAGCTGAAAAACTTGCCTCAAATGGATACTTGGTTGCAGTTATAAATCATACTTATGGTTCAATTGTAACGAATATTGATAATAAAAATATATATTTAGATGATAACTTATTCAGTAATGATGATTTGGATTATTTTTCTTTTGGAAAAAATATTATAGATATTTACAAAAAAGATATTATGCTTACAATTGAAGGATTAAAAAAACTTAATTCTGTAAAAAGTAATTTAGATTTTAAAAACAAAATTGATGTAAATAACATTGCACTCCTTGGTCATTCTATTGGTGGTAGTGCAGCTCTTTTACTTGAAAAGGATGATAGAGTGAAATCGGTTATTGCACTTGATCCTTGGATTGAACCAATCAGTAGCAAATTCGTAAAATATGGATTTAACAAACCAACTTCAGTATTAATTTCAGATGAATGGTATAATTCAGAAAACACAAGATATATATTTAGAATTTGCGAGATTAATAATTGTGTAAATTCAAAGGTATATAAAGTAAATAAATTTTCTCATCAAGATTTCACAGACTTGGGTGAACTTGGACTAATGTCAAAATTGTTTAAAATTTCTAAAACTGACAATTACAATTTAAATCACAAGAAAAACAATGCTTTTATTTTAAATTATTTTGATTATTATTTATTAAAGAAGAATACAGAGTCAAAACTTATGTCGTATATAAATGAAAATAATGATATCTTTAAGGCAATTGGAGTAAAAAAATGA
- a CDS encoding winged helix-turn-helix domain-containing protein, which yields MNYEYKIWIIENNIKVFGIGPMMLLAKTKEFGSLRKASNDMNMSYTKALKIVKNIESNLNIKILKRSSGGLGGGGSHLTVEAENLIEKFEKFNSEVEKAINQIYIKNFE from the coding sequence ATGAATTATGAGTATAAAATTTGGATTATAGAAAACAATATAAAGGTGTTTGGAATAGGACCTATGATGTTATTAGCTAAAACTAAAGAATTTGGTTCACTTAGGAAAGCTTCTAATGATATGAATATGTCATATACGAAAGCGCTTAAAATAGTAAAAAATATAGAATCAAATTTAAATATAAAAATATTAAAACGAAGCAGTGGTGGTCTTGGTGGTGGTGGATCACACTTGACAGTGGAAGCAGAAAACTTAATTGAGAAATTTGAAAAATTTAACAGTGAAGTTGAAAAGGCTATTAATCAAATATATATAAAGAATTTTGAATAA